The Osmerus eperlanus chromosome 25, fOsmEpe2.1, whole genome shotgun sequence DNA window TGTTCCAAGGACAGAAGTTTGGGCACTTTGTTCAAGAAGAGTTGACGAGGTAGGAAATGAAGGCTGTGGTTATTTCATACTAAAACAGTAAGATTGGGTTGAAGTCCCAGGCTCTGGGCTCTTCACGTGGACAACTCACTCAGGCACGGTTTTAGAACGAGGTCAAGTCACTGTGGCAGGCCACTGACTGGATGACCCAACTGGCATACCGacaatgtataaaaaaaaaacctgtgacTGAGCCAACAGAAGCGTGCCTTATTCTGCGAAACCTCCGGTACATCTATAGAATTCACATTCTCCTGCCATTTGCTCAAATTAAATCCGTACTTTTTAAgctaaagagaggaagaggaaggatcGTTCCAGAACATTCGGTCCAGTGCTTAATTTAATAATAGATTGACTTATTGTCAACAAAGACATCGTCAAGGTCCTTATTTCCATATAAGTTGAACAGGTGTGGAGGCTTGAGCAGGCCATCTGCAAGTCATGGAACGGATTTCAACCATAGGCCTACAGAAAATATAACTGGAATTATACTGACTCAAAACATGTTTCTATTGATACTTTTATCTTGGATGCCTGTAATAAACTGATTCTCAGACTTATCAGTAGGCTTACACTGTAGATTACATTTTCTAATGGAAAGGTGTTAAGATTATGTCATGCATTATATTAGGCCAATTTAGGTAGCTGGATTGTGGCCTTTCAAGTTGTCAACAAAGGGACTTTCTCACCTGATACCTCTACAAAACCTTCCTTAGTTTTGACGTTAAGTTCCTCTGGTTTGAAGCTGTGAACGTTAACGCAAACTTTCCAGGGCTCGCCCGGGGTCAACGTTGGAGAACTTCTGGGGGACTCGCTGTATCTGGTGCTGTACACAGGAGACGCGCCAGTGGATAAGCGCGTGGGAAAGCCGGACCGTAAACTGCCTGAGAAAGGCGTGCTGAGGCGCGAGCTGAGGCGCGTGGGACGAGTCCACTCCGGCCAGTCCATAGACAGCTCGTCGGGGAAAGGTGGCAGTCCAAAGTCATCCTCCATAAACCGAGACGCGAGAGATGGCTCTCTGAACGGATCTCTTGGTACCCTCTGCCGACTTCCCATGGTGTAGAAATCTCCGTCAGCCATGTTCAACTGTCCCGCACACCAAAAGCCTAGAAGTTACGGTAAACGTTATAGGCTACACTGGCGAAGTTATGTCGTTGTCCAAGTTCTTCGGGACAAGAAATAAAATCCTAAATCTGTTATTTCCTGAAATAGGTTATAACTTATATCTGTTTCCTTCCTGTTCCGGGCTCATAACCGTTACGCACCAAATCACCACATCAGATCTTCTGGCTCAAGGATGAAGACTTTTGAAAACCCTTTGTCACAAAAACGAACTGACCTTAATCCGACGGTCGTGTGTTATATACGACTCTCAGCAACTTGCTACAGTCGGAGGGCCACGGAACAATGTCCAGAAAGTGCGAGGTGCATCGGGACTCAACTAGGCACAGCAGCTGACAAGTGAAGACCCTCCCAACTTTTCCAAGTTTAGTCTTCAACTCGGTGTCAGTCATTCAGCACAGCAATGTGTGTTGAAACCACTTCCCACTGTGACTCATAGCTTTTTAATAGAAGACACGGTAACGCATTACTTTATAGCACACTGATGTCACCACACATATAAAACAATAATGATTCAAGTTCGCAACCCATATGCTCAGTCAGTGTGAACAGCGGGGGTTCACAACTAATAAACTACATCGCATGCATCTACCATTCGcaatataggcctacagtagGCCTAAACCTATCAACTAAACCTAtaaactttatatatatatatatatatactttataACTTTTTATATTTCAAATTCAAAGTGGTCGAATAAACTTGGATTTTAATATTCATTTTTATTCTTAGTTACATAGTTTCCAGACACAATATGGAGGACACATTTATTTTACAGGATCATGGTTGGGACACGTCAAGTGAAACATGATTACAGGATGTCAAGCAAACACTTTCACGGTGACGTCTGATTGGCTTCAATGGCTGTCCGTTCGCATGGAAACGAGAGCATATGCCTCATTAAACACCTACACATATCTCTATTGCTTTGCCCCTAGCGACAAACCTTCAAAACACAACACGGTCAGAGATTTTAAGCTTCACTCTCAGTTTCTATACCATAATTGATCCGGTAAACAAAAAAATAGAGATGCAACGTTGATGGCAAGGAGGCCTTGTTCATCACAGGAATTCATACCAGTGCAGTTAAAGCAAACCATTTCACATATTTCTAAATGAAATAGACGAAATCACACCCCTCTTATGACGAGCATACACAGGTCAAATGCCTATTTACAGCACAGTAGCCTAATTCATATTCATTTGCACAGTTTACATAATGACTTTGGGGTATTGGGAGAAGGTATTTCATACATCAGTTGTGTCCTTAAGTCCCTTTTTCATAACCCTTGGACATGTGATCAGTGCACACTGAGGGAACTCATCTCAATCTATGTACAATGCAAATAGAGCAGATCCTCATGCTTAGAACACAAGGTGAAATttgacaataaataaataaataggacCGTCAATACATAGCAAACTGATGCATAGAATATTCAAATAACATTTCAAGTTGTTCTTTAGCTCTGATCACCTCATCTTGTAATATACCACCCAGTGTCTTACAGTGTCTTCTGTGTCCTTCCTGTCCATATTTCTTTTCTACTGAGGGAACCTTCAGTAGAACTCCCTAACAGAAACTGATGTTTCAGCCAGTCTctgaacagagaggagaagccAATGGGAACCTGACTGAACCTGCAGGTGACTGTGCTGTTAATGGGGTTCCATGGTGACTTGAATGTCATTGTGAATGTCTCTTTATTTGAGTTTGATTGTATTTAGTTGAGTTTGATTGTAATTAGTTGAGATATTTTGCCCTGATGGATGCATACATTACAGCAGACTCATAATATTGACATAAAACAATACAATGGTGTTGCATAGAAACAAAGCGATTCAACTGGAGCAAACACAAGTGTATAAATATTAAACACATGATAAATATGCATCAAACTGTGCGTTTCACAAACTGACCTTCAATGGGCCAAACGAATACATACGACACATGAGGTACAAGTTTGGCTCTGCTCAAATAACAAACACATCAATGCTTTTCAGACCACAGAATAATTAACCAGTGATGGACACCCCTTTCAACCTCTTCAAGTCAAAGGATTTAAATAAATAGaatgcacacaaatacatagATGGACAGACGAATCAACAATGagctaaatatataaatgatgAAGAAACGTACATTACTGCTATAAGATCTTTTTAAAGACCTCTTTAAAGAAATCCTATCCACATTGTCCTAGTTGGAGGCTGTGTCGAAAAACACCCTACTCTTCTGTGATATTTTCTAGGATCTTTCCATCAACAGCCACTTTCTCAGCCGTGTATGGTATTTAGGTTGTTTTCCATCATATTCTCCGACATGACATTTCAATTGTTTTTCACTTGATCAGAGGACAAATAAATCTGGCATTTGAGCTGACAGGCAGTTTGTTTGCCGTCAACTTTACTGCCTCCCTCTATTTTTCAGAGGAAGCATGTTTGCTCTCTACCTTTTCTGAAGCACAGACATCAGAAAAAATTTATAGTTTCTGGCAAATTCCTGAAAAACGTCTCTCTGACTCCATCACTACAATGATCCCCAGTGAAGCTTTGGTGTACATCCCAGGGTAGAGCTTGGACATTACATTGCACTAAATGTACCTTGAGGCTGAAAACAATGCCCTGGTTGGCTTTATTCTAGGACTGGATCACAAGGAGAGTCACGAGTAGGAACAGTCTTAGCCATTGCGATGGAAAAGGCTGggagacacacaacaaacaccaaaacaaaaataacatgACATCTTTCCCCCACGATGGTCCCTGTTGAGACTGTGGACAACATCGCCTCAAATGAACCCTCTCCCAGGGAAACCCAGGCCcagcctcccccaccctctcccaggGCCTAGGCACACTGGCGGACCCTAACCTCCCCCGGCCTCCTGCTGACACAGGGAACCAGGAACACGGACTCAGCCTCCTCCCGTAGCCCCAGCCAGCCGAACGCTCAGCGTCGGGCCTTGCCGGGTTCGTCCAACGAGACGTAGCTACGACATCGGCTCCGGCTCCTGCTCCGCCCGCCAAATATGGAGTTCCAGGACGAGCTGCGGCTGTAGCTCCGGTAGCTGGAGTCGCTGCGGCCCCGGCTGAGGCTGCGACCCCGGCTTGGGCTCCGGGTGAAGAGGCTGCTCCACAACGACAAGCTGCCGGAGCGACTGCTGGATGAGGGACTGGGGCGGAAGTAAGGGATGGGCCTCTTCCTCGCGCTGCGGATAAGCGGTCGGACGCGAACATAGAGAGGGGTCAGAGAGATTCATTCTGTAAACGTCACTCTGTGTCCTCTCTCACTCGGATTGGGCTCCCTGTCTAACGTATGTTGGCGTTCGTTGACGTGTTaagaaggatgatggtgttgttgGTGACCTGTGAAGGTCAGAGCCGTGTACCTGGTTATGCGACGGGCTTCCAGGTGGCTGGGAGAATCTCTCCTCCGTTTCCTCATGGGAGAGTAGGACTTGCGTCTGTGCCTCTTTCTGGTACTCTTCCGGCTGCTCTTTCCGTCCCTCTCCCGGGAGCTGCTgcgcctcctctgctctctgactCTGCTACAAGAACAATCATTTAGAAGCTTTTACCAGCTGGCTGTAAATGTCGATAGAGGACTCCAAAGTACGGTAGGACCGCCCTTGTCATTTCATGTTTGAACAGTAAAACCAGAACATGGAGATGTCAGAGGAACGGAAATGTCAAAATCCCACTGATAAAGTGTGGTCGGATCAAATGACATGACCTGCATAGTCCAGGAATGATTTGAGGCGTTAGCTTAAAAGGCGGAAAATCGAGTGAAATGAAATTCCGCTAaattcatcacctctcctcacggCAGTATCCTACCTGTCTGGACTGTATGTGGAGTAGCTTCTACTGGAGCGGCCACTGCCCACACTCCCTCGCCTCCTCACACTGCCCGAGTAACTCACAGAGCGCGAGTACGAcctggagacagcagagagacaatgACCTCAGCGAAGCCCTACACAGCCGGGCCGAATCACGCTGGTCCTTGAGGCGACTCAGCGTTCGCGCCTGAGGGAACTGACCTGGCAGAGGACGGCGACCGGCTCCGGGAGTAGCGGCGTCCGGAGCGCCTGGATCTCCCCGAGGACCGgctcctgctcctgctgctgGACGAGCGCCCCCGTGTCCGCCTTGGCGAAGAGGCGTCCGCCCTCGCCGGGGAGACGGCGTTCTGCTGTGTTCTCACCGCCACCGTCGCCCCGCATCTGGGGGTCATCGGCTCGCTGCTGAAAGAACACAGCCACCCAGCAGGCCCTTAGTTGGACTTACAATCGCACGTTTCTCCTTGGCTCACACACGGCAGCTGTTTTaatgaaggaagggagggaagaggggaagacaccGAGGGAAAAATTGAAGGTGATGCCTGTCGTCTCCACCAAAGCTCACCTCTTGCAGTTCCTGTTGAGAATAAAGGAGACCAAACCACCTTCCACGCGAAGAGTTTTGCACAGGGAAGCATAGCTGGTCACAGAGTTTCCTGAGTCGGATGCATTATCTCCCTCTGGGAACTTCTGCTTCTCCAGAGAGGCCAGTGCTGGGCACAGGATCCTTTTGTCGCCGGTGCCATTTACCCGTGAAACACCGGTTTTAGTCGATGGCGGTGAAGACGTGTCATTCCCAGAATCGTAATCCTGTGGTCCTTTGCTCGGAGGTGGTAAAGTGTGATGGTGAATCCCTTTTGCGTTTAAAGTCTTGACTCCAGGTTTTGCTGGTAAAGACTGTAAACAGACAGTAAGACAGAGTTGTTTTAGATCCACAGAAGTTTTTGGTGACTTCAGACTGCTACCTGTTTGATGCACTGTGAATATTCTACAAAGGCACACATTTACCTTCAAAACACAGAGAAGAaatagttttttgttttgttgcttTGGGCCAAAAACTCTGAAAGATTAAGACTTCATGCAAATTCATAGCATGCAAATAAGGTTAAAAGAATTATAATATCAACTAAATTAAAAGAAACTCAAGGTTTTCCGTTTATTAACTTTGAACGAAAACAAACATAAGAAAGGAACAACAAAAAGCTAAAATAACTGAAATAGAAACTATGTGACTTCAACTACCAACGGCTCTAATTCgagtgggagaaagaggaaaCAGAGATAAAACAATAGCCCTATTAAAAAAGCCTCTCGTAAAGAACACTGAAAAAACATCACAAAATGGgtattatgtaaaaaaaaaaaaaaaagatgaaaagaATTTCAGACAGAGATATCCCATCAGTTTAACTACTGTACAGAAAGCCCTCATTATGTGACAGATCACTGTGCTTTTGCCCTGCAGGAAGAAAACAAATGACCCTGCAGCGACCTACAGTAAATCCCTCAGTCTGGGGATAGCATCGACTTACCAATCAAGATTTCCTCCTTAAGTAGGTAGGTGTAAGAAAAGGGAAGAGCGGGCAACATAAGGGCATCATTAGAGTCGTAAATGGCAAGATAAAGACAGTATCCCTCTCTTCAAACCCAGAGCCAGTTAGAATTTGAGTGGCATGTTGTTCCGTAATGGTGCTCGTCTTAATGTATTCCTAAGGGGCAGGAAGCTAGTCACCTGAGCCGGTAACCTTTTCAGCCTATAGATTGGTCCCACATAGATTGTGATCTCTCTATCTATTGATCGCAGAGTAATCACTCGGCCACTTCAAGGTTACACAGTCTGCAGCGCCAGACCAAGTCCCAAACGGAGAGACCCAAGGAGAAGTCTGATCCAGACCTGAGGGGACTGGTCAGTCACTTCCCTTTCTTCTTCTGGGTTTAGGTTTTTAAAGGACAGGGAGGACACCTGAGGTCATCTGTACTTGAGAGAGCTACTAGTCTACGCAAGTACTTGTATAATTTGTTTCATATTTTTAAACAGCCTCTCTTTAACATTCAGAGGACATAGGGTTTACTTCATAAACAACATATCTCACTGGCAGCACTACCTACTGTAAATGGACAAATGTAGGAACTGAAGACTTGTttggtaaaaacaaaacaaaaaaacatgttcatTGTATTTGTTCATTTGTGTCCAAATGATGTCATACCCACCTGTTCCTGTATGGGTTGACTGGAAAGAAATACTGAATCAAACATACTGGAGTAATCCAGCCTTCTCTGAAATAATGGAATGTTTACTTTTTAAAATGGCCTTGCATTTCAAGGACATAATTTGCCTTAATCAATGATTCATTAACAATGTCACTGTCTCTGAAGGACTAACTCACTTTAATTAATTGTCAATTAAATCAAAACCCATGAAAATAAGCATTATAATCATAGATAAGTGTTATTTCAGATACATTGCCACTTCTAGGTACCCATATATTACATAGATTCCTCTCAGAGAAGGGGTCAGGTTTTCTGAATAGCTTTAACATATAGCTTAGCCTTCCATTTTTCAATTACAAACCCTGTGTTGTGTGATTAAAAACATCTGTGGATGTAATTAGCATAATTTAATGATTGCTGGAGAGAAATTAAATGTTTTTCATGCATTGGTGAGCGTGAGAGAATTAGTTAGTGGACATAGCTGGTCTGTTTTCTCATTAAAAAGAGGGACAAAGTAATTCAAAAAGTATTGCAAAGAAAGTGTGACTACATTGTCATTGAGAGGTACAATgtatatattattttgtattgatGTGCTACGAGTGTAAGTGACAAGTAGGGTAGGGTACTACCCTAGGGTAGTAGAGTAAGTGATAGTGATTTAGTGCAAATAGAATGAAATACTTTATTTCAATagaaataacaacaacaaaaaatgttttGCCTGCAGCCATGATGATGTTTCTAATCCATGCCTCATTAGTATTGacccaaaaaagaaagaaaagtttcCTAACATGTCGTACACACGTCATCATTAGCAGCCTATCAACAGGAAATACCCAGGCCATCATTGTTGCTAAGCACTACCCTGCATGATGGTGTTAGatcaaacagaaaaacaagaaaCAGATGACACTGCTACTGAATGGGAGATTCATTATTCTTTCTACTCCTGGACACAGGCCATGGAAAATTAATTTGTTCCGGAGCAACCCAACCTCTAACAAAAATTATCAAAAGAGAGAAGCCATTGACTACAAATATgtggtactgtatactgtatgccCAAAGAATATTTGAGAATGTCAGGCTTCATCTACTCATCGTATCACCaataatataaaaaaaagaattgaaAAAAATGTATTACAGGGATTCATGTCCCAAACCTTTAGGTCCGTATCCAAATATCTAATGCTAATGACCAGAACCTTGCCTCTGAATTCATGGCTGGAGATCAGGTCAGCAGTTCTACACGGCCACATCATCAGAGCAGTAACTGTGAGTCTGTACTTCGTCTCGGAGCTTTCTGGAACACTTACGGTGCCCGTGGATAGGACGAAGCGATGGCTCGGAGCCGTTTTACAGACTGACTTGGCCGTAGGTCCCCACGGGTGTCCCCTGTGCTCCAACGTTGCCGTGGCGACCTCTCTAAGGGCGGACCGGTCCAGGTGGCTcctgcacacaaacatgaaggATGGCCGTTGTGTCACTGCTCACGATGTAGGCTAACAGTTATGTTGTCAgctgtagctcagtggttagagcatttgatcGAGGGACCCAGGTCCAAATCTCCCctgtacattgctttggattAAAGTGTCTAATAAACGAATACATTGTTACATTATTATTCTCGTAATAGCACACACCACTGTGCAACATTCACATTCACGCAGTGATTCTAGACATGTTCGCTGGTGTTGATCTCTTGAGAGTCAATTACCAACAAAATCAGTGTatgaaataaacaaaaaaaagattctATGAGAGGTCTTCAAATGCACCAGTTGCTGTACGTTGGAGCTGTTCTATTCTAGCTCTCCCCGAAAAGCTCTCGCTCAGGTTCTCTCCTGCTCGTCTTGCTAGGTATGACAGGATGGGGGGTCTCTCCAGCGGGAGACCAGACGACCGTCGCTCCTGAAGCCGTGTGGAGAAGCACCAGACGCCACGCTGCACCGAGGAGCAGCGGCAGCTGAGGGGAGCGCCGACCTGAGCAGCTTGCCGACTCCCCCTGCAGCCCTCCAGCTCGGCAGAGCTCACACAGACAGCGTGTCTCCACATAGCCCCCAGGCACAGGCTTGCATGGTCTGACCTTGACAGAACTGGCCCAAAAGGACTGTTGTGGCTAGTCTAACCATGCTACAACTGGccagtggcggccgggactttgcagaggcccccccgcaaagttggagctcgaggcccctcccctaaatccactcaaaatgtatctccatcctatcttatacattgctgtctacctttaaatatagcctatattcaccaatgtgagagaaataaaaaagtttaaaaataacaaaagcacaatagcagcctatttgtgtggcatcctgcggaaacccgtcggatgtcgcggccgcgcGGTCATTgctggctataagccataaaagatcgaaaattgttttctgtcaaaatttagatttttgatgttttctatagttaacaccctaaacttcattgtaatgtacaaaaagtatagcttctgaaaaactgttaatttcaacgttttttggacatgtcagctagcaagatttccaagccatttcaaatcaaatgctcagtttgcttgctcttttgagtgctgcagcagccccaaacaactgatcaattgaagtcaggctgttaaacttaaaaataacttgctgagaagttattaatgtagcctatacttaaactgacatttacattcacaacgtgattacgaacaaaaggatttcctttccatattcgccacagaattagaatgaaacggagtggaatgcaattttctcggttatcactttattgacacaggtcaactttaaaagtatgtaacttcagttgtgataaagatatctgagtgatttaaacatatttgtattcaggatagtttgtagtttccaaatatgtataatacccagaaagacccaaatgttcacgatgtgaagagtttccgcaggccgccacacatttgtcattgttcaaaaccaaagacagcactagccttctgatagttcagcaccaaggatagcatcgtcgaaataacacacaatcaatggaggaaaggaaaacatttattcttgccaataagtaggctaagcaagtatattttttgttggttgctggtgaagacgtgctgctactagctacctgcggctgcggtagtgtttcgtctggagatgttgataatattcctctctggctggagtgtgtaatcttcgggtgttttgctcgaacttattcagacaacagtttattgctgcgcttttgagcaccgcgtgcatattttcttttactcatgtctctacagtcatctagcagaacgtagcctaatgattagcattttttaaatgtgcgcgttcaataggcgtaatggcccaaaaggcacgtaagatacgcaaaagccattgttgccagattcagggattttgagactatttagcctatttagatctgttacgttgcctacattacggaattcctttacctggcagttgaaacttggggctctaaatgagcgccctcaaagtgttttccttgttttttttaatctgtatttttttatataggcctagtctgatttttgatatgcagggcggggcccttagggCGTGGGGCCCCCCCCGccttgcgggggctgcgggggcttcccagccgccactgcaACTGGCCCAAAAGGACTATCCTGACTAGCGTAACCATTGCTAAAACTGTCCCAACAGACTGTGTCAGCAGGTCGGACAGTAGAAGTGTCTCAACAGACTGTTGTATCAGATCAGCAAAGCCTCCATAGTCTGGCAGTTTTAGTGCATCAATCCGCACTAGTATGGCTGTGAATACCAACTGACATGTAAGGAGGTCTTTATTGGCGGAATTCAAGATTATGCAATTACAGGATGGAATTGCTGCGTAACGGTTTTCCAATGGGACGATTGTTTCCCTTGGAGTGTTTGAAACAAGCTTGCCGTTTCCCTGTGATTGGCCACCCTCAAACACGCCTCCAGAGGAGAGCGACGCCAAACTGAGAGCTGTTCAATTTTAGTAATGATTTGCGTTGCTGAATGTCCCAGAAAAATTCCTAATAATGGAGAGATCCAGGGGGATTTAAAAGCAATCTTCTGTTGCTAAAAAATATTTCAATTTGAATCATACACAGGCTCCATTTTTGTCCCTGTTtccagaatgaatgaatgaatgaataaaaatgtatgaaTGATAATCTGTATGCTCACAAACAGattaattataatttcacaCTGTGACTGAATTATCAAGGGGAAACCCCAATTTTTTGGAAGTTGAGACATACTGATAACAATCCAATTCATTTAATTGCTTTAGTTAATTTAGAGATCTTGTCTGAATGCCTTAGCAAGGGAACACTCAGTCTTTACTATCAACCTTGATGGACTAATCCGAAATTCAAATTTTAGTCGGTTGGTCCAGTGGATTAAAAACCACTCCACCCAAGGTAATCTGCCAAATCCATCAAACTATATCTCTGACATTGCAAGAGGAGGCTGTCCTGGCAATATGTCTTTCTAATTGTGTGGATTAATCTGAGATTCGAATTTCCTGTGGAGCTGTGATAAGAGTCTGGACCCCCAGCCACCTGCCAATCACTCATCACCCTAGCAACACCAGGCTCATATGAtcagataagtgtgtgtgtgagtgtgtgtgtgtgtgttaggggtgtGCAGAGATGCCATTATCTGAATCTGTTTTCCCCCTAAATTATCGTTATCTGTATTCGGATAGAAACCGGAAGTGGATGGGGCTTAAACCGGAAGAACCTTTATTTGTGTATTGACAAAAAGGCTTATTAAAGGATACAAACGTGAGGGGATATTACTGTAAAATATAGAGTAcacttaaaataataataataaaaaatgatatGTCAAGATGTAAATAAGTGTTTGGGGTCACAGCTTTTAGGATACAGCGCCGGCTCTtcacaaaacaaaacagaatgGTGCGCAGAACAACCGAACACCTTTGTGTTTGTCAAAGGTAGAGAAAGCTAGCGTTGATGTGTTCATCCATGTGCTTATACCACTGCTGTCGGTCACCCGTTCTCTATCTAGCTTGGGCTGAGCACAAGAGTTCTCATATCATCCGAATATTAGAGATAAACTAGAACAAATTATTATCCGTTTACAAAGCATCATCGGTGCTAATCGGTATTAGGGTTCCGATACatccatagtgtgtgtgtgtgtttgtgtgcgtgtctgtgagcCTACCTGCTTTCTGCGCTGGAGGAACGGCAGGCTGAACTGTCGGACTCGGACCTGCGGCATCTCCTTTTGTGATGGGAGTGGCTCCGtgagctgagggaggagggagagggggatgaggagaggaaagagggagagcagaagagaagagaagagagagggaaagcagaagagaagagagagggaaagcatgaggagaggagaggaggcaaccAGTCGTTTTAATCATAGATCCTGTCAAACGACAGCTTGACCCACTACACCATGCCAGTCAAAACAATCTTGGACATTTGGAGCACAGTGATTTATAATGTCACACAGTAGATTAACCGAGCTGTGACTTGGCACACATTGACAACACCAATCGCGCTGCTGGAAGCTTCTTTGTAGTAGCAGGCAGGGCTATGCCAATCAGATCAATTCAGTCTGAATACAGTGTTCCTGCCCTGTACGGAACACTGCGTAAGAGCAGAAGAAAACAGATGTTCTGAGGGGAGACTGTTGAGAgcgggtgagaggggagggaggtggtgtaCAGCCAGGCAGCacgaggagacagaggaagaggaggacgaagaGATGAATAGAAGGGTGaggtgttctttttttttttttttttaagggcgCTGTCGCCGAGACCCTCTCCAGCGAAGTCGCCGCTTCTGAGCAGGTCTCTGTGTTCAGGAACGCCGTTCAGCGCTCGGCGGAAGAATTATAAATGTTGCAGGTTCACAGCGTGAAATTGGtttctctgactctctttctgtccccttTCTTCTCTTGCTTTGTGTTCCCCTCCTTTTAatctgtttttttctctttacAGTGATTTCAGAACATGAAAGCCAGGCGGCTGTGTCTGGTGTGCAAGCTCTAAAGCAGTCTGGAAGATGCTTTTCTAAAGTGTGTTCTTTGGTTCTGTCTGAATGCCTATTTGTACCGAGGGGATGGATggaagagaatgggagagagtgagaaggagggaaagaaggagggaggcagagagaggggtaaagagagggagggaaagaaggagg harbors:
- the srrm4 gene encoding serine/arginine repetitive matrix protein 4 isoform X3; protein product: MQPSCTLQEPPCAPSTMASLPSLFSLPSSLSGLPSTIPSLPSLFSLPSSLSGLPSSLPSLASPLPSSLVSLQGHLGEKQLFEKFWKGTFKAVATPRPESVIVASITARTRLASTETSVCRAVSVEERKGEDTDGRVVISDRRRCIRDKKRKHGCRRRPRSLSLVGDMSPRPPPKGKRKKRKSERRRKRKRSPSYSLSPLRKKKKKKKKKSSKKSKRHRCSSKKNKHSSSSLKRKRREDRKQKKSSRSHSHHKRRCRRSESDSSACRSSSAESRSHLDRSALREVATATLEHRGHPWGPTAKSVCKTAPSHRFVLSTGTSLPAKPGVKTLNAKGIHHHTLPPPSKGPQDYDSGNDTSSPPSTKTGVSRVNGTGDKRILCPALASLEKQKFPEGDNASDSGNSVTSYASLCKTLRVEGGLVSFILNRNCKSEPMTPRCGATVAVRTQQNAVSPARADASSPRRTRGRSSSSRSRSRSSGRSRRSGRRYSRSRSPSSARSYSRSVSYSGSVRRRGSVGSGRSSRSYSTYSPDSRVREQRRRSSSRERDGKSSRKSTRKRHRRKSYSPMRKRRRDSPSHLEARRITSARKRPIPYFRPSPSSSSRSGSLSLWSSLFTRSPSRGRSLSRGRSDSSYRSYSRSSSWNSIFGGRSRSRSRCRSYVSLDEPGKARR